In Lepus europaeus isolate LE1 chromosome 22, mLepTim1.pri, whole genome shotgun sequence, the following are encoded in one genomic region:
- the WDR20 gene encoding WD repeat-containing protein 20 isoform X7, whose translation MATEGGGKEMNEIKTQFTTREGLYKLLPHSEYSRPNRVPFNSQGSNPVRVSFVNLNDQSGNGDRLCFNVGRELYFYIYKGVRKIRIQCRVSSCLQELGKLTVLSKWSRLFLPLGRAFG comes from the exons ATGGCgacggagggaggagggaaggagatgaACGAGATTAAGACCCAATTCACCACCCGGGAAGGTCTGTACAAGCTGCTGCCGCACTCGGAGTACAGCCGGCCCAACCGGGTGCCCTTCAACTCGCAGGGATCCAACCCTGTCCGCGTCTCCTTCGTAAACCTCAACGACCAGTCTGGCAACGGCGACCGCCTCTGCTTCAATGTGGGCCGGGAGCTCTACTTCTATATCTACAAGGGGGTCCGCAAG ATCCGGATCCAGTGTCGTGTTTCTTCGTGCTTACAAGAGCTGGGGAAGCTGACAGTCCTGTCTAAATGGAGCAGGTTGTTCCTTCCCTTGGGGCGAGCCTTTGGTTAG